From the genome of Orcinus orca chromosome 5, mOrcOrc1.1, whole genome shotgun sequence, one region includes:
- the TTC14 gene encoding tetratricopeptide repeat protein 14 isoform X3, with the protein MDRDLMRQSLNFHGPSLLSLLRSEQQDNPHFRSLLGSVVEPARGPPPQQQLQGRKEKKVENIEIQKFISKKADLLFAVSWKSDAPTTSEVNEDDEERYAVMPPLEQFMEIPSMDRRELFFRDIERGDIVIGRISSIREFGFFMVLICLGSGIMRDISHLEITALCPLRDVPSLSNHGDPLSYYQTGDIVRAGIKDIDRYHEKLAVSLYSSSLPPHLSGIKLGVISSEELPLYYRRSVELNSNSSESYENIMQSSLGFVNPGVVEFLLGKLGIDESNPPSLMRGLQSKNFSEDDFASALRKKQSASWALKCVKIGVDYFKVGRHVDAMNEYNKALEIDKQNVEALVARGALYATKGSLNKAIEDFELALENCPTHRNARKYLCQTLVERGGQLEEEEKFLNAESYYKKALALDETFKDAEDALQKLHKYMQKSLELREKQAEKEEKQKTRKIETSAEKLRKLLKEEKRLKKKRRKSTSSSSSVSSADESVSSSSSSSSSGHKRHKKHKRNRSESSRSSKRHSAKASSNQVDQNKKDECFPVPANTSASFLNQKQEVEKLLEKQDRLPYQKKQVKEKDRCPLSSSSVEIPDDFGEKELLLPYCEAYLEYV; encoded by the exons ATGGACCGGGACCTTATGCGGCAGTCACTGAATTTCCACGGGCCGTCATTGCTCTCCCTGCTCAGGAGCGAACAGCAGGACAATCCGCACTTCCGGAGCCTCCTGGGGTCGGTGGTCGAGCCTGCCCGGGGCCCGCCGCCCCAGCAGCAGTTACAGGGCAG aaaagagaagaaagttgaaAACATTGAAATACAAAAATTCATTTCCAAAAAAGCGGATCTGCTTTTTGCAGTTTCCTGGAAATCAGATGCACCTACAACTTCTGAAGTTAATGAAGACGATGAAG agcGTTATGCAGTCATGCCACCTTTAGAGCAATTCATGGAGATACCTAGTATGGACCGGAGAGAGCTCTTTTTCCGAGATATTGAGCGTGGTGATATAGTGATTGGAAGAATTAGTTCCATTCGGGAATTTGGGTTTTTCATGGTGTTGATTTGTTTAGGCAGTGGCATTATGAGAGATATATCCCACTTAGAAATCACA GCTCTATGTCCACTAAGAGACGTGCCTTCTCTCAGTAACCATGGGGATCCTTTATCATATTACCAAACTGGTGACATTGTTCGAG ctgGAATCAAGGATATTGACAGATATCATGAAAAGCTTGCTGTATCTCTATATAGCTCATCTCTTCCACCACACCTATCTGGTATTAAATTAGGTGTAATTAGTTCCGAAGAACTTCCTTTGTACTACAG gagaagcGTTGAACTAAATAGCAATTCTTCAGAATCCTATGAGAATATCATGCAGAGTTCTTTGGGATTTGTTAATCCAGGAGTAGTTGAATTCCTTTTAggaaaactaggaatagatgaATCTAATCCACCATCTTTAATGCGAGGCCTGCAAAG caAAAATTTCTCTGAAGACGATTTTGCTTCTGCATTAAGAAAGAAGCAGTCTGCATCTTGGGCTTTAAAATG TGTGAAGATTGGAGTTGATTATTTTAAGGTTGGACGCCATGTGGATGCTATGAATGAATACAATAAGGCTCtggaaatagataaacaaaatgtggaagcTTTGGTAGCTCGTGGAGCATT ATATGCAACAAAAGGAAGTCTGAACAAAGCAATAGAAGATTTTGAGCTTGCATTGGAAAACTGTCCAACTCACAGGAATGCAAGAAAATACCTCTGCCAGACCCTTGTAGAAAGAGGAGGGCA gttagaagaagaagaaaagtttttaaatgctgAAAGTTACTATAAGAAAGCTTTGGCTTTGGATGAAACTTTTAAAGATGCAGAGGATGCTTTGCAGAAGCTTCATAAATATATGCAG AAATCTTTGGaattaagagaaaaacaagctgaaaaggaagaaaagcagaaaacaaggaaaatagaAACAAGTGCAGAAAAGTTACGTAAGCttttaaaagaggagaaaag gctaaagaaaaaaagaagaaaatcaacttCTTCCTCTTCAAGTGTTTCTTCTGCTGATGAatcagtttcttcttcttcatcctcttcctcttctggtcACAAAAGGCATAAGAAACATAAGAGGAATCGCTCAGAGTCTTCTCGAAGTTCCAAAAGGCATTCAGCTAAGGCATCCTCAAATCAGGTAGATCAGAATAAGAAAGATGAGTGCTTCCCAGTTCCAGCCAATACTTCAGCATCTTTTCTTAACCAAAAACAAGAAGTGGAAAAACTACTGGAAAAGCAGGATAGGTTACCATatcaaaagaaacaggtaaaagaaaaagatagatgCCCTCTTTCTTCATCTTCAGTTGAAATTCCGGATGATTTTGGAG
- the TTC14 gene encoding tetratricopeptide repeat protein 14 isoform X1 — protein sequence MDRDLMRQSLNFHGPSLLSLLRSEQQDNPHFRSLLGSVVEPARGPPPQQQLQGRKEKKVENIEIQKFISKKADLLFAVSWKSDAPTTSEVNEDDEERYAVMPPLEQFMEIPSMDRRELFFRDIERGDIVIGRISSIREFGFFMVLICLGSGIMRDISHLEITALCPLRDVPSLSNHGDPLSYYQTGDIVRAGIKDIDRYHEKLAVSLYSSSLPPHLSGIKLGVISSEELPLYYRRSVELNSNSSESYENIMQSSLGFVNPGVVEFLLGKLGIDESNPPSLMRGLQSKNFSEDDFASALRKKQSASWALKCVKIGVDYFKVGRHVDAMNEYNKALEIDKQNVEALVARGALYATKGSLNKAIEDFELALENCPTHRNARKYLCQTLVERGGQLEEEEKFLNAESYYKKALALDETFKDAEDALQKLHKYMQKSLELREKQAEKEEKQKTRKIETSAEKLRKLLKEEKRLKKKRRKSTSSSSSVSSADESVSSSSSSSSSGHKRHKKHKRNRSESSRSSKRHSAKASSNQVDQNKKDECFPVPANTSASFLNQKQEVEKLLEKQDRLPYQKKQVKEKDRCPLSSSSVEIPDDFGGRSEDPRDFYNSYKTQTGSSKTEKPHKSERHFSSRRDSSDSFYRNSEDKIKIYGYRRFEKDTEGRKEHYRRWEPGSMRYSTSPASSDYSWKSVEKYKKYTYSGSRDFSRHEQRYQLNKNQGEYEREGNYEEDIKTEVPEEGLSSKEHSESGVKKNLPQNLLNIFNQIAAFEKEKGNKPKN from the exons ATGGACCGGGACCTTATGCGGCAGTCACTGAATTTCCACGGGCCGTCATTGCTCTCCCTGCTCAGGAGCGAACAGCAGGACAATCCGCACTTCCGGAGCCTCCTGGGGTCGGTGGTCGAGCCTGCCCGGGGCCCGCCGCCCCAGCAGCAGTTACAGGGCAG aaaagagaagaaagttgaaAACATTGAAATACAAAAATTCATTTCCAAAAAAGCGGATCTGCTTTTTGCAGTTTCCTGGAAATCAGATGCACCTACAACTTCTGAAGTTAATGAAGACGATGAAG agcGTTATGCAGTCATGCCACCTTTAGAGCAATTCATGGAGATACCTAGTATGGACCGGAGAGAGCTCTTTTTCCGAGATATTGAGCGTGGTGATATAGTGATTGGAAGAATTAGTTCCATTCGGGAATTTGGGTTTTTCATGGTGTTGATTTGTTTAGGCAGTGGCATTATGAGAGATATATCCCACTTAGAAATCACA GCTCTATGTCCACTAAGAGACGTGCCTTCTCTCAGTAACCATGGGGATCCTTTATCATATTACCAAACTGGTGACATTGTTCGAG ctgGAATCAAGGATATTGACAGATATCATGAAAAGCTTGCTGTATCTCTATATAGCTCATCTCTTCCACCACACCTATCTGGTATTAAATTAGGTGTAATTAGTTCCGAAGAACTTCCTTTGTACTACAG gagaagcGTTGAACTAAATAGCAATTCTTCAGAATCCTATGAGAATATCATGCAGAGTTCTTTGGGATTTGTTAATCCAGGAGTAGTTGAATTCCTTTTAggaaaactaggaatagatgaATCTAATCCACCATCTTTAATGCGAGGCCTGCAAAG caAAAATTTCTCTGAAGACGATTTTGCTTCTGCATTAAGAAAGAAGCAGTCTGCATCTTGGGCTTTAAAATG TGTGAAGATTGGAGTTGATTATTTTAAGGTTGGACGCCATGTGGATGCTATGAATGAATACAATAAGGCTCtggaaatagataaacaaaatgtggaagcTTTGGTAGCTCGTGGAGCATT ATATGCAACAAAAGGAAGTCTGAACAAAGCAATAGAAGATTTTGAGCTTGCATTGGAAAACTGTCCAACTCACAGGAATGCAAGAAAATACCTCTGCCAGACCCTTGTAGAAAGAGGAGGGCA gttagaagaagaagaaaagtttttaaatgctgAAAGTTACTATAAGAAAGCTTTGGCTTTGGATGAAACTTTTAAAGATGCAGAGGATGCTTTGCAGAAGCTTCATAAATATATGCAG AAATCTTTGGaattaagagaaaaacaagctgaaaaggaagaaaagcagaaaacaaggaaaatagaAACAAGTGCAGAAAAGTTACGTAAGCttttaaaagaggagaaaag gctaaagaaaaaaagaagaaaatcaacttCTTCCTCTTCAAGTGTTTCTTCTGCTGATGAatcagtttcttcttcttcatcctcttcctcttctggtcACAAAAGGCATAAGAAACATAAGAGGAATCGCTCAGAGTCTTCTCGAAGTTCCAAAAGGCATTCAGCTAAGGCATCCTCAAATCAGGTAGATCAGAATAAGAAAGATGAGTGCTTCCCAGTTCCAGCCAATACTTCAGCATCTTTTCTTAACCAAAAACAAGAAGTGGAAAAACTACTGGAAAAGCAGGATAGGTTACCATatcaaaagaaacaggtaaaagaaaaagatagatgCCCTCTTTCTTCATCTTCAGTTGAAATTCCGGATGATTTTGGAGGTAGGTCTGAAGATCCAAGAgatttttataatagctataaaacTCAGACAGGTAGTAGCAAAACAGAAAAGCCACATAAATCAGAAAGACATTTTTCCAGTAGAAGAGATTCCTCAGATTCCTTCTATAGGAATTCAGAGGACAAGATAAAAATTTATGGTTATAGAAGATTTGAGAAAgatacagaaggaagaaaagaacattatAGAAGGTGGGAGCCAGGTTCCATGAGATATTCCACTTCACCAGCAAGCTCAGACTACTCTTGGAAGTcagttgaaaaatataaaaaatacacttATTCTGGATCACGTGATTTCAGTAGACATGAGCAAAGatatcaattaaataaaaatcaaggagAATATGAAAGAGAGGGTAATTATGAGGAGGATATTAAAACAGAGGTTCCAGAAGAGGGACTGAGTAGCAAAGAGCATTCAGAAagtggagttaaaaaaaatttacctcaAAATTTACTCAATATATTTAATCAGATAGCtgcatttgagaaagaaaaaggaaataagccAAAAAATTAA
- the TTC14 gene encoding tetratricopeptide repeat protein 14 isoform X2, whose product MPPLEQFMEIPSMDRRELFFRDIERGDIVIGRISSIREFGFFMVLICLGSGIMRDISHLEITALCPLRDVPSLSNHGDPLSYYQTGDIVRAGIKDIDRYHEKLAVSLYSSSLPPHLSGIKLGVISSEELPLYYRRSVELNSNSSESYENIMQSSLGFVNPGVVEFLLGKLGIDESNPPSLMRGLQSKNFSEDDFASALRKKQSASWALKCVKIGVDYFKVGRHVDAMNEYNKALEIDKQNVEALVARGALYATKGSLNKAIEDFELALENCPTHRNARKYLCQTLVERGGQLEEEEKFLNAESYYKKALALDETFKDAEDALQKLHKYMQKSLELREKQAEKEEKQKTRKIETSAEKLRKLLKEEKRLKKKRRKSTSSSSSVSSADESVSSSSSSSSSGHKRHKKHKRNRSESSRSSKRHSAKASSNQVDQNKKDECFPVPANTSASFLNQKQEVEKLLEKQDRLPYQKKQVKEKDRCPLSSSSVEIPDDFGGRSEDPRDFYNSYKTQTGSSKTEKPHKSERHFSSRRDSSDSFYRNSEDKIKIYGYRRFEKDTEGRKEHYRRWEPGSMRYSTSPASSDYSWKSVEKYKKYTYSGSRDFSRHEQRYQLNKNQGEYEREGNYEEDIKTEVPEEGLSSKEHSESGVKKNLPQNLLNIFNQIAAFEKEKGNKPKN is encoded by the exons ATGCCACCTTTAGAGCAATTCATGGAGATACCTAGTATGGACCGGAGAGAGCTCTTTTTCCGAGATATTGAGCGTGGTGATATAGTGATTGGAAGAATTAGTTCCATTCGGGAATTTGGGTTTTTCATGGTGTTGATTTGTTTAGGCAGTGGCATTATGAGAGATATATCCCACTTAGAAATCACA GCTCTATGTCCACTAAGAGACGTGCCTTCTCTCAGTAACCATGGGGATCCTTTATCATATTACCAAACTGGTGACATTGTTCGAG ctgGAATCAAGGATATTGACAGATATCATGAAAAGCTTGCTGTATCTCTATATAGCTCATCTCTTCCACCACACCTATCTGGTATTAAATTAGGTGTAATTAGTTCCGAAGAACTTCCTTTGTACTACAG gagaagcGTTGAACTAAATAGCAATTCTTCAGAATCCTATGAGAATATCATGCAGAGTTCTTTGGGATTTGTTAATCCAGGAGTAGTTGAATTCCTTTTAggaaaactaggaatagatgaATCTAATCCACCATCTTTAATGCGAGGCCTGCAAAG caAAAATTTCTCTGAAGACGATTTTGCTTCTGCATTAAGAAAGAAGCAGTCTGCATCTTGGGCTTTAAAATG TGTGAAGATTGGAGTTGATTATTTTAAGGTTGGACGCCATGTGGATGCTATGAATGAATACAATAAGGCTCtggaaatagataaacaaaatgtggaagcTTTGGTAGCTCGTGGAGCATT ATATGCAACAAAAGGAAGTCTGAACAAAGCAATAGAAGATTTTGAGCTTGCATTGGAAAACTGTCCAACTCACAGGAATGCAAGAAAATACCTCTGCCAGACCCTTGTAGAAAGAGGAGGGCA gttagaagaagaagaaaagtttttaaatgctgAAAGTTACTATAAGAAAGCTTTGGCTTTGGATGAAACTTTTAAAGATGCAGAGGATGCTTTGCAGAAGCTTCATAAATATATGCAG AAATCTTTGGaattaagagaaaaacaagctgaaaaggaagaaaagcagaaaacaaggaaaatagaAACAAGTGCAGAAAAGTTACGTAAGCttttaaaagaggagaaaag gctaaagaaaaaaagaagaaaatcaacttCTTCCTCTTCAAGTGTTTCTTCTGCTGATGAatcagtttcttcttcttcatcctcttcctcttctggtcACAAAAGGCATAAGAAACATAAGAGGAATCGCTCAGAGTCTTCTCGAAGTTCCAAAAGGCATTCAGCTAAGGCATCCTCAAATCAGGTAGATCAGAATAAGAAAGATGAGTGCTTCCCAGTTCCAGCCAATACTTCAGCATCTTTTCTTAACCAAAAACAAGAAGTGGAAAAACTACTGGAAAAGCAGGATAGGTTACCATatcaaaagaaacaggtaaaagaaaaagatagatgCCCTCTTTCTTCATCTTCAGTTGAAATTCCGGATGATTTTGGAGGTAGGTCTGAAGATCCAAGAgatttttataatagctataaaacTCAGACAGGTAGTAGCAAAACAGAAAAGCCACATAAATCAGAAAGACATTTTTCCAGTAGAAGAGATTCCTCAGATTCCTTCTATAGGAATTCAGAGGACAAGATAAAAATTTATGGTTATAGAAGATTTGAGAAAgatacagaaggaagaaaagaacattatAGAAGGTGGGAGCCAGGTTCCATGAGATATTCCACTTCACCAGCAAGCTCAGACTACTCTTGGAAGTcagttgaaaaatataaaaaatacacttATTCTGGATCACGTGATTTCAGTAGACATGAGCAAAGatatcaattaaataaaaatcaaggagAATATGAAAGAGAGGGTAATTATGAGGAGGATATTAAAACAGAGGTTCCAGAAGAGGGACTGAGTAGCAAAGAGCATTCAGAAagtggagttaaaaaaaatttacctcaAAATTTACTCAATATATTTAATCAGATAGCtgcatttgagaaagaaaaaggaaataagccAAAAAATTAA